Proteins encoded by one window of Agelaius phoeniceus isolate bAgePho1 chromosome 3, bAgePho1.hap1, whole genome shotgun sequence:
- the PRDM1 gene encoding PR domain zinc finger protein 1, producing MKMDMEDADMTLWTEADFEEKCTYIVNDHPLDPSADGGTLTQAEASLPRNLTFKYASNCKEVTGVISKEYIPKGTRFGPLVGEIYTSDTVPKNANRKYFWRIYSSGELHHFIDGFNEDKSNWMRYVNPGYSVQEQNLAACQNGMNIYFYTIKPIPANQELLVWYCRDFAERLHYPPSRELTMMNLTQTHVNPKQHSTDKDELYQKSVPKKEHSVKEILKMESNPPKGKDFFQTNISPVTPEKDLDDLHKNYSPERCFFPRVVYPIRPHIPEDYLKASLAYGMDRPSYITHSPIQASTTPSPSGRSSPDQSLKSSSPHSSPGVTVSPLAPTSQEHREPYSYLNGSYGSEGLGSYPGYAPPGHLSPAFLPSYNPHYPKFLLPPFNMSCNNLSALNNINGINNFNLFPRMYPLYGNLLSGGSLSHHMLNPTTLPSSLPSEGGRRLLQPDHPRDFLIPAPNSAFSITGAAASMKDKPCSPTSGSPTAGTAASSEHIMQPKPTSVVLAATGGEEAMNLIKSKRNVTGYKTLPYPLKKQNGKIKYECNVCSKTFGQLSNLKVHLRVHSGERPFKCQTCNKGFTQLAHLQKHYLVHTGEKPHECQVCHKRFSSTSNLKTHLRLHSGEKPYQCKLCPAKFTQFVHLKLHKRLHTRERPHKCIHCHKSYIHFCSLQVHLKGNCPVAPASGRSMEDLNRINEEIEKFDISDNADKLEEVEDNIDLTSIVEKDILTMLRREMEGANLKVSLQRNLGNGLISSGCNLYESSDMSVMKLPHGHPLPLLPVKVKQETIEPMDP from the exons ATGAAAATGGACATGGAGGATGCTGACATGACTCTGTGGACAGAGGCTGATTTTGAAGAGAAGTGCACATATATTGTAAATGATCATCCGCTGGATCCCAGTGCCGATGGAGGCACCCTAACTCAGGCAGAGGCTTCCTTGCCAAGGAACTTGACTTTCAAATATGCATCTAACTGCAAAGAG GTCACTGGAGTGATAAGCAAAGAGTACATCCCAAAAGGAACACGCTTTGGACCCCTGGTGGGAGAGATCTATACCAGTGATACGGTTCCCAAGAATGCAAACAGAAAATACTTTTGGCGG ATCTATTCAAGTGGTGAACTTCACCACTTCATTGATGGATTTAACGAGGACAAGAGCAACTGGATGCGTTATGTAAACCCTGGCTACTCTGTTCAGGAGCAGAACTTGGCTGCTTGTCAGAATGGAATGAACATCTACTTCTATACCATCAAGCCCATCCCTGCCAACCAAGAGCTGCTTGTGTGGTATTGCCGAGACTTTGCAGAGAGGCTGCACTATCCCCCCTCCAGAGAGCTGACAATGATGAACCTCA CACAAACCCACGTTAATccaaagcagcacagcactgatAAAGATGAGCTTTATCAGAAAAGTGTCCCAAAGAAGGAGCACAGTGTGAAAGAAATCCTGAAAATGGAATCCAATCCTCCTAAAGGAAAAGACTTCTTTCAGACCAACATTTCACCAGTTACTCCAGAAAAAGACTTGGATGATTTACATAAGAACTATAGCCCGGAGAGGTGTTTCTTCCCTCGAGTTGTCTACCCAATCCGACCTCACATTCCTGAAGACTATCTGAAAGCTTCCTTAGCATATGGCATGGACAGACCGAGCTACATCACTCACTCACCCATCCAGGCATCTACTACACCAAGTCCTTctgggaggagcagcccagACCAAAGTTTAAAAAGTTCAAGCCCTCACAGTAGTCCGGGGGTCACAGTTTCACCTCTGGCACCTACTTcccaagagcacagagagccatACTCTTACTTGAACGGATCATATGGCTCAGAAGGATTGGGGTCTTATCCTGGATATGCACCTCCTGGCCACCTCTCACCTGCCTTTCTACCGTCCTATAACCCCCATTACCCCAAATTCCTGTTACCTCCATTCAATATGAGCTGTAATAACCTGAGCGCTTTGAACAATATCAATGGCATCAACAATTTCAATCTCTTCCCAAGGATGTACCCTCTTTATGGCAACCTGCTCAGTGGAGGTAGCCTTTCCCACCACATGCTCAACCCCACCACGCTCCCCAGCTCATTGCCCAGTGAAGGAGGCCGTCGACTGCTGCAGCCTGATCATCCAAGAGACTTCCTCATACCAGCACCCAACAGTGCCTTCTCTATCACGGGCGCTGCTGCCAGCATGAAGGACAAGCCATGCAGCCCTACCAGTGGGTCCCCCACCGCTGGTACAGCAGCCAGTTCGGAACACATAATGCAACCTAAACCTACCTCAGTGGTGTTGGCTGCCACCGGCGGTGAAGAAGCCATGAATCTCATTAAAAGTAAGAGGAATGTGACCGGTTACAAAACCCTCCCATACCCACTGAAAAAGCAGAATGGGAAGATCAAGTACGAATGCAATGTTTGCTCCAAGACCTTTGGCCAGCTCTCCAATCTGAAG GTGCACCTCCGAGTACACAGTGGAGAGAGACCATTTAAATGCCAGACTTGCAATAAGGGCTTCACGCAGCTGGCTCACCTCCAGAAGCACTATCTGGTACATACGGGAGAAAAACCCCACGAGTGTCAG GTTTGTCACAAGCGGTTCAGCAGCACCAGCAATCTCAAAACCCACCTGCGGCTCCACTCTGGAGAGAAGCCTTACCAGTGCAAGCTCTGCCCAGCCAAATTCACCCAGTTTGTGCACCTGAAGCTGCACAAGCGTCTCCACACCCGGGAACGCCCCCACAAATGCATCCACTGCCACAAGAGCTACATTCACTTCTGCAGCCTCCAGGTCCACCTGAAGGGCAACTGCCCCGTCGCCCCGGCCTCCGGCCGCTCCATGGAGGACCTGAACCGAATCAACGAGGAGATCGAGAAGTTCGACATCAGTGACAATGCTGACAAGCTGGAAGAAGTGGAGGACAATATCGACTTAACATCGATCGTGGAGAAGGATATACTGACCATGCTCAGGAGGGAAATGGAAGGAGCTAACCTGAAAGTCTCTCTGCAGAGGAACCTGGGAAATGGGCTTATCTCCTCAGGATGCAACCTTTACGAGTCGTCAGATATGTCAGTTATGAAGTTGCCTCACGGTCACCCACTACCTCTGTTACCTGTAAAGGTCAAGCAAGAAACAATTGAACCAATGGACCCTTAA